A genomic stretch from Pseudomonas alkylphenolica includes:
- a CDS encoding DUF4399 domain-containing protein: MKSLVSRAAVVGLLMGVSAFAAAAEGLKSQEPPKDAKVFIVSPADGATVDKTFTVKFGIEGMELKPAGDQTPHTGHHHLLVDVDKEPTADQVLPTSLLPENKAPLPAGPQVLHFGKAQTEVELTLTPGKHTLQLVLGDKFHVPFKPSVESKKITVTVQ; encoded by the coding sequence ATGAAAAGCCTAGTTTCGCGTGCAGCCGTCGTTGGCCTGTTGATGGGAGTTTCGGCGTTTGCTGCAGCCGCCGAAGGCCTGAAGAGCCAGGAGCCGCCGAAAGACGCCAAGGTCTTCATCGTTTCCCCGGCCGATGGCGCGACGGTCGACAAGACTTTCACCGTCAAATTCGGTATCGAGGGCATGGAGCTCAAGCCAGCGGGTGACCAGACCCCGCACACCGGCCACCACCACCTGCTGGTAGATGTCGACAAGGAGCCGACCGCTGATCAGGTATTGCCTACCAGCCTGCTGCCGGAAAACAAGGCGCCGCTGCCAGCCGGTCCGCAAGTACTGCACTTCGGCAAGGCGCAGACCGAGGTCGAACTGACCCTGACCCCAGGCAAGCACACCCTGCAACTGGTGCTGGGCGACAAGTTCCACGTGCCGTTCAAGCCAAGCGTTGAATCGAAGAAAATTACCGTTACTGTTCAGTAA
- the serA gene encoding phosphoglycerate dehydrogenase, which yields MSKTSLDKSKIKFLLLEGVHQSAVDVLKAAGYSNIEYLTGSLPDAELKEKIADAHFIGIRSRTQLTEEVFDCAKKLVAVGCFCIGTNQVDLDAARERGIAVFNAPYSNTRSVAELVLAEAILLLRGIPEKNASCHRGGWIKSAANSFEIRGKKLGIVGYGSIGTQLSVLAESLGMQVFFFDPLTKLPLGNATQVASLNELLGLADIVSLHVPELPSTQWMIGEKEIRAMKKGSILINAARGTVVELDHLAAAIKDKHLIGAAIDVFPVEPRSNDEQFESPLRGLDNVILTPHIGGSTAEAQANIGLEVAEKLVKYSDNGTSVSSVNFPEVALPAHPGKHRLLHIHENIPGVLSEINKVFAENAINISGQFLQTNEKVGYVVIDVDAEYSDLAQEKLQHVKGTIRSRVLF from the coding sequence ATGAGCAAGACTTCTCTCGATAAGAGCAAGATCAAGTTCCTTCTTCTCGAAGGCGTCCACCAATCCGCCGTGGACGTCCTCAAGGCCGCCGGGTATAGCAACATCGAGTACCTCACCGGTTCTCTGCCCGACGCTGAGCTGAAAGAAAAGATCGCCGATGCCCACTTCATCGGTATCCGCTCGCGCACTCAACTGACCGAAGAGGTTTTCGACTGCGCCAAGAAACTGGTCGCTGTCGGCTGTTTCTGCATCGGTACCAACCAGGTCGACCTGGACGCGGCCCGCGAGCGCGGTATCGCCGTGTTCAACGCGCCGTACTCCAACACCCGTTCGGTCGCCGAGCTGGTGCTGGCCGAAGCGATCCTGCTGCTGCGCGGCATCCCGGAGAAAAACGCTTCCTGCCACCGTGGTGGCTGGATCAAAAGCGCGGCCAACTCCTTCGAAATCCGGGGCAAAAAACTGGGTATCGTCGGTTACGGTTCGATCGGCACCCAACTGTCGGTCCTGGCCGAAAGCCTTGGCATGCAGGTGTTCTTCTTCGACCCGCTGACCAAGCTGCCACTGGGCAACGCTACCCAGGTCGCCAGCCTGAACGAGCTGCTGGGTCTGGCTGATATCGTCTCGCTGCACGTGCCTGAGCTGCCATCCACCCAGTGGATGATCGGCGAGAAAGAAATCCGCGCGATGAAGAAAGGCTCGATCCTGATCAACGCCGCCCGCGGTACCGTGGTCGAGCTGGATCACCTGGCTGCAGCGATCAAGGACAAGCACCTGATCGGCGCCGCCATCGACGTGTTCCCGGTCGAGCCGCGTTCCAATGACGAGCAGTTCGAAAGCCCGCTGCGTGGCCTGGACAACGTGATCCTGACCCCGCACATCGGTGGTTCCACCGCCGAAGCCCAGGCCAACATCGGTCTGGAAGTGGCCGAGAAACTGGTCAAGTACAGCGACAACGGTACTTCCGTTTCGTCGGTCAACTTCCCTGAAGTGGCCCTGCCGGCTCACCCGGGCAAGCACCGTCTGCTGCACATCCACGAAAACATTCCGGGCGTACTCAGCGAGATCAACAAAGTTTTCGCCGAAAACGCGATCAACATCTCCGGTCAGTTCCTGCAGACCAACGAGAAAGTCGGTTACGTAGTAATCGACGTTGACGCCGAGTACTCGGATCTGGCGCAAGAAAAACTGCAACACGTCAAGGGCACTATCCGTTCCCGCGTACTGTTCTAA
- a CDS encoding FAD-binding oxidoreductase — MTNSALLDELMTLVEPGKVLTDADSLETYGKDWTKHFAPAPLAIVFPKSTEQVQAIVRWANRHKVALVPSGGRTGLSAAAVAANGEVVVSFDYMNQILAFDEFDRSVVCQPGVVTEQLQNFAEDKGLYYPVDFASAGSSQIGGNIGTNAGGIKVIRYGMTRNWVAGLKVVTGTGDLLELNKDLIKNATGYDLRQLFIGAEGTLGFVVEATMRLDRAPNNLTAMVLGTPDFDSIMPVLHAFRDKLDLTAFEFFSDKALAKIMGRGDVPAPFETPCPFYALLEFEASTEEVANAALATFEHCVEQGWVLDGVMSQSEQQLQNLWKLREYISETISHWTPYKNDISVTVSKVPAFLKDIDAIVAENYPDFEVVWYGHIGDGNLHLNILKPDDLSKDEFFAKCATVNKWVFEIVQKYNGSISAEHGVGMTKRDYLTYSRSPVEIQYMKAVKAVFDPNGIMNPGKIFAVE, encoded by the coding sequence ATGACCAATTCTGCGTTGCTTGATGAGCTGATGACCCTGGTTGAGCCCGGCAAGGTGCTGACCGATGCGGATTCCCTCGAGACTTACGGCAAGGATTGGACCAAACACTTTGCCCCAGCACCGCTGGCCATCGTGTTTCCCAAGAGCACCGAGCAGGTCCAGGCGATCGTGCGCTGGGCCAACCGGCACAAGGTTGCCCTGGTGCCTTCGGGCGGGCGTACCGGCCTTTCGGCGGCAGCGGTGGCGGCCAATGGTGAAGTGGTTGTGTCCTTCGACTACATGAACCAGATCCTCGCCTTCGATGAGTTCGACCGAAGCGTGGTCTGCCAGCCGGGCGTGGTTACTGAGCAACTGCAGAACTTTGCCGAAGACAAGGGCCTGTACTATCCGGTCGACTTCGCTTCTGCAGGTTCAAGCCAGATTGGCGGCAATATCGGCACCAATGCTGGCGGAATCAAAGTGATTCGCTACGGCATGACCCGTAACTGGGTGGCCGGCCTGAAGGTGGTCACCGGCACCGGCGACCTGCTGGAGCTGAACAAGGACCTGATCAAGAACGCCACGGGCTACGACCTGCGTCAGCTGTTTATCGGCGCCGAAGGCACCTTGGGCTTTGTGGTCGAGGCGACCATGCGTCTGGATCGTGCGCCGAACAACCTCACCGCGATGGTCCTCGGCACGCCGGATTTCGACTCGATCATGCCGGTGTTGCACGCCTTCCGCGACAAGCTCGACCTGACGGCTTTCGAGTTCTTTTCTGACAAGGCCCTGGCCAAGATCATGGGCCGTGGCGATGTTCCCGCGCCGTTCGAAACGCCGTGCCCGTTCTATGCCCTGCTGGAGTTCGAAGCCAGCACTGAGGAAGTGGCCAACGCCGCCCTGGCTACCTTCGAACACTGCGTGGAGCAGGGTTGGGTGCTCGATGGCGTAATGAGCCAGAGCGAGCAACAGCTGCAGAACCTGTGGAAGCTGCGCGAGTACATCTCCGAAACCATCTCGCACTGGACTCCGTACAAGAACGACATATCGGTCACCGTGTCGAAAGTACCGGCTTTCCTCAAGGATATTGACGCGATCGTCGCAGAAAACTATCCGGATTTCGAAGTGGTCTGGTATGGCCACATCGGCGACGGCAACCTGCACCTGAACATCCTCAAACCCGATGACCTGAGCAAGGACGAGTTCTTTGCCAAGTGCGCTACGGTGAACAAGTGGGTGTTCGAGATCGTGCAGAAGTACAACGGCTCGATTTCAGCCGAACACGGGGTGGGCATGACCAAGCGTGATTACCTCACCTACAGTCGCTCGCCCGTGGAAATTCAATACATGAAAGCGGTGAAGGCGGTGTTTGATCCGAACGGGATCATGAACCCGGGCAAAATCTTCGCTGTCGAGTAA
- a CDS encoding fumarylacetoacetate hydrolase family protein: MSYQHQYVDGTRIHFPLGKVVCIGRNYAEHAKELDNPIPTEPLLFIKPGSCVVPVNSGFKIPTERGSVHYEAEIAVLLGKSLSTSPSEEEVLDAISGFAPALDLTLRDLQAQLKDKGLPWERAKCFDGACVLAPFVAGSTFEDLADIGIRLTINGQVRQDGNSALMLNPIVPMIQHMASQFGLQAGDVILTGTPVGVGPLNPGDELVLELPGVSRFESTVL, from the coding sequence ATGAGCTATCAGCACCAGTATGTAGACGGCACGCGTATTCACTTTCCCCTGGGCAAGGTGGTGTGCATCGGGCGCAACTATGCCGAGCACGCCAAAGAACTGGACAACCCGATCCCGACCGAGCCGCTGCTGTTTATCAAACCGGGCAGCTGTGTGGTGCCGGTCAATAGTGGCTTCAAGATCCCGACCGAGCGCGGTTCGGTGCACTACGAAGCGGAAATTGCCGTGTTGCTGGGCAAGTCGCTGTCTACCTCGCCCAGCGAAGAAGAGGTGCTCGACGCCATTTCCGGTTTCGCGCCGGCCCTGGACCTGACCCTGCGCGACCTGCAGGCGCAGCTCAAGGACAAAGGCCTGCCATGGGAGCGTGCCAAGTGTTTCGACGGCGCCTGTGTGCTGGCACCCTTTGTCGCCGGGAGCACCTTCGAAGACCTGGCCGATATCGGTATTCGCCTGACCATCAATGGCCAAGTGCGCCAGGACGGCAACAGCGCGCTGATGCTCAACCCGATCGTGCCGATGATTCAGCACATGGCTTCGCAGTTCGGCCTGCAGGCCGGTGATGTGATTCTGACCGGTACGCCAGTGGGTGTCGGCCCGCTCAATCCGGGCGATGAGCTGGTGCTGGAGCTGCCTGGCGTCAGCCGCTTCGAAAGCACAGTGTTGTAA
- a CDS encoding SdiA-regulated domain-containing protein, with translation MATPVPSGKSVPSARKRGLALRWSTWLAATAIIGYGVAIAMHWDDRGLLWLKERFETPAEQQASIWLPDYQVDIDAKVLPGMEDDEASDLTYNPVSKTLFAVMGKNPFLVELNLEGDVLRKMPLEGWSNPEGVAVLEGGRLAIVDERDHSLTIVTLTADTRSLNIADFPQYDLGPSENQNKAFEAIAWDPRQQRIVLGEERPPALFTWNSDGHSPLAGDKQPLPNEELDLRNLSALGIDPRTGHMLVLSADSNMLLELDESGEQVSFMTLLGGFNGLNKRIPRAEGVAMDEQGTLYIVSEPDLFYRFKKP, from the coding sequence ATGGCCACTCCCGTTCCATCCGGTAAATCCGTGCCGTCTGCGCGAAAGCGTGGGCTCGCCTTGCGTTGGTCGACCTGGTTGGCGGCGACAGCGATCATCGGTTATGGCGTGGCGATTGCCATGCATTGGGATGATCGCGGGCTATTGTGGCTGAAGGAGCGTTTTGAGACCCCGGCGGAGCAGCAAGCCAGCATCTGGTTGCCGGACTACCAGGTCGATATCGATGCCAAAGTATTGCCGGGCATGGAAGATGACGAAGCCTCCGACCTGACCTACAACCCGGTCAGCAAAACCCTGTTCGCCGTCATGGGCAAAAACCCCTTCCTGGTCGAGCTGAACCTTGAAGGTGATGTGCTGCGCAAGATGCCGCTGGAAGGCTGGAGCAACCCTGAAGGTGTGGCGGTACTTGAAGGTGGACGGCTGGCGATTGTCGATGAACGTGATCACTCGCTGACCATTGTTACCCTGACTGCCGATACCCGTTCCCTGAATATCGCTGATTTCCCGCAGTACGATCTAGGCCCGTCGGAGAACCAGAACAAGGCGTTCGAGGCGATAGCCTGGGACCCTCGCCAGCAACGTATTGTCCTTGGCGAAGAGCGTCCGCCGGCCTTGTTCACCTGGAACAGCGATGGCCATAGCCCGCTGGCCGGTGACAAGCAGCCGTTGCCAAACGAAGAACTGGACCTGCGCAACCTCTCGGCCCTGGGCATCGACCCGCGTACCGGGCATATGCTGGTGCTGTCTGCCGATTCCAATATGTTGCTGGAGCTGGATGAGAGCGGCGAGCAGGTCAGCTTCATGACCCTGCTGGGCGGCTTCAACGGTCTGAACAAGCGCATTCCGCGGGCCGAAGGTGTGGCCATGGATGAGCAGGGCACCCTGTACATCGTCAGTGAACCAGACCTGTTCTACCGTTTTAAAAAGCCCTGA
- a CDS encoding SdiA-regulated domain-containing protein, whose amino-acid sequence MRRYIRLPLIFLVVSLLAVLVLAAAGQHYRLFERGWFNFKTWWQPSELSIGLDQYRVAIEAQPLEGLNDDISALTFDPDRNSLFTVTNQRSELIELTLDGRVLRRIPLTGFGDPEAVEYVGPGSYVITDEREQRLIRVQLNDNTLLLDAKDAEQLTLGIGLNGNKGFEGLAYDSVGKRLFVAKERDPMLIYEVHGFPHENPEQPYAVHVVQDQKRDSRLFVRDLSSLQFDERSGHLLALSDESQLVLELDVKGKPLSSLSLRKGFQGLKQSVPQAEGIAMDDAGTIYLVSEPNLFYVFKKPTE is encoded by the coding sequence ATGCGTCGCTACATCCGCCTGCCTCTGATTTTCCTGGTTGTCAGCCTGCTGGCTGTGCTTGTGCTTGCAGCGGCGGGGCAGCATTACCGCTTGTTCGAACGCGGCTGGTTCAATTTCAAGACCTGGTGGCAGCCCTCCGAGCTGAGCATCGGTCTGGACCAGTATCGCGTGGCGATCGAGGCACAGCCCCTCGAAGGGCTGAATGACGATATCTCCGCACTCACCTTCGATCCGGACCGCAACAGCCTGTTCACCGTGACCAATCAGCGTTCTGAGTTGATTGAGCTGACGCTGGACGGGCGCGTACTGCGGCGGATACCACTCACCGGTTTCGGCGATCCCGAGGCGGTTGAATACGTCGGCCCCGGCAGTTATGTGATCACCGATGAGCGTGAGCAACGCCTGATTCGTGTGCAGCTCAACGACAACACGCTATTGCTTGATGCCAAGGATGCCGAGCAACTGACCTTGGGGATCGGTCTGAACGGCAACAAGGGCTTTGAGGGCCTGGCTTACGACTCGGTGGGCAAGCGCCTGTTCGTGGCCAAGGAGCGCGACCCGATGCTGATTTACGAGGTGCATGGCTTCCCCCACGAAAACCCCGAGCAGCCTTATGCGGTGCATGTGGTGCAGGACCAGAAGCGTGATTCACGGCTGTTTGTGCGCGATCTGTCGAGCTTGCAGTTCGATGAGCGCAGCGGCCATCTGCTGGCGTTGTCGGATGAGTCGCAGCTGGTGCTGGAGCTGGATGTGAAGGGTAAACCCTTGAGCAGTCTGTCACTGCGCAAGGGTTTTCAGGGCCTGAAGCAGAGCGTGCCGCAGGCTGAAGGCATTGCCATGGACGATGCCGGGACCATTTACCTGGTCAGCGAGCCGAACCTGTTTTACGTGTTCAAGAAACCGACCGAGTAA
- the rpiA gene encoding ribose-5-phosphate isomerase RpiA has protein sequence MTQDQLKQAVAQAAVDFILPKLDDKSIVGVGTGSTANCFIDALAQHKAAFDGAVASSEATAARLKGHGIPVYELNTVSDLEFYVDGADESDEHLNLIKGGGAALTREKIVAAVAKTFICIADASKLVPVLGAFPLPVEVIPMARSHVARQLVKLGGDPVYREGVVTDNGNIILDVHNLQITNPVELESQINAIVGVVTNGLFAARPADLLLLGTSEGVKTLKV, from the coding sequence ATGACCCAGGACCAACTCAAACAGGCTGTCGCCCAGGCTGCTGTCGATTTCATTCTGCCCAAGCTCGACGACAAGAGCATCGTCGGCGTCGGCACCGGCTCGACCGCCAACTGCTTCATCGACGCCCTGGCCCAGCACAAGGCTGCCTTCGATGGTGCCGTGGCCAGCTCTGAAGCAACTGCCGCACGCCTGAAGGGTCACGGTATTCCGGTGTATGAGCTGAACACCGTCAGCGACCTGGAGTTCTATGTCGACGGCGCCGACGAGAGCGACGAGCACCTGAACCTGATCAAAGGCGGCGGCGCAGCCCTGACCCGCGAGAAGATCGTTGCCGCTGTGGCCAAGACTTTCATCTGCATCGCCGACGCCAGCAAGCTGGTGCCGGTGCTGGGCGCCTTCCCGCTGCCGGTCGAAGTGATCCCGATGGCCCGCAGCCATGTGGCGCGCCAGCTGGTCAAGCTGGGCGGCGACCCGGTCTATCGTGAAGGCGTGGTCACGGACAACGGCAACATCATCCTCGATGTGCATAACCTGCAGATCACCAACCCGGTGGAACTGGAAAGCCAGATCAACGCCATTGTCGGCGTGGTCACCAACGGTTTGTTTGCGGCACGGCCGGCGGACCTGCTGTTGCTGGGGACTTCTGAAGGGGTCAAGACTCTCAAGGTCTAA
- the ilvA gene encoding threonine ammonia-lyase, biosynthetic, which yields MLEQYVKKILTSRVYDVAVETPLQTAGQLSKRLGNNILLKREDLQPVFSFKIRGAYNKLAQLTPEELARGVVTASAGNHAQGVALAARELGIKATIVMPKTTPEIKVEGVRSRGGKVVLHGDSFPEALAYSLKLVDEKGFVYIHPYDDPHTIAGQGTVAMEILRQHPGQLDAIFVPVGGGGLIAGIAAYVKYLRPEIKVIGVEPDDSNCLQAAMAAGERVVLPQVGLFADGVAVAQIGQHTFDICKTYVDEVVTVSTDEICAAIKDIYDDTRSITEPAGALGVAGIKKYVELNGVHGQTLVAIDSGANVNFDRLRHVAERAELGEGREAIIAVTIPEQPGSFKAFCEAIGKRQITEFNYRYHADGEAHIFVGVQTHPDTDPRSALIHSLSEQGFPVLDLTDNELAKLHIRHMVGGHAARVSDELVLRFEFPERPGALFNFLNKLGGRWNISMFHYRNHGAADGRVVAGLQVPDDERHLVPAALAKIGYPYWDETDNPAYRLFLG from the coding sequence ATGCTCGAACAGTACGTCAAGAAGATCCTCACCTCGCGCGTTTACGACGTTGCCGTCGAAACCCCGTTGCAGACCGCCGGCCAGCTGAGCAAGCGCCTGGGCAACAACATCCTGCTCAAGCGTGAAGACTTGCAGCCGGTGTTCTCTTTCAAGATTCGCGGTGCCTACAACAAGCTCGCCCAGCTGACCCCAGAGGAGCTGGCCCGTGGCGTGGTCACCGCCTCGGCCGGCAACCATGCCCAGGGCGTGGCGCTGGCGGCGCGAGAACTGGGGATCAAGGCGACCATCGTCATGCCCAAGACCACCCCGGAGATCAAGGTCGAAGGCGTGCGCTCGCGCGGTGGCAAGGTCGTGCTGCACGGCGACTCGTTCCCGGAAGCGCTGGCCTACTCGCTGAAGCTGGTCGACGAAAAGGGCTTCGTTTATATCCACCCCTATGACGATCCGCACACCATTGCCGGCCAGGGCACGGTGGCCATGGAGATCCTGCGCCAGCACCCGGGCCAGCTGGATGCGATCTTCGTTCCAGTGGGCGGCGGCGGCCTGATCGCCGGTATCGCCGCCTACGTGAAATACCTGCGTCCCGAGATCAAGGTGATCGGTGTCGAGCCAGATGACTCCAACTGCCTGCAGGCCGCCATGGCCGCGGGTGAGCGCGTGGTATTGCCGCAGGTCGGGCTGTTCGCCGATGGCGTGGCCGTAGCGCAGATCGGCCAGCACACCTTTGACATCTGCAAAACCTATGTGGATGAAGTGGTGACCGTCAGTACGGATGAGATCTGTGCGGCGATCAAGGATATCTACGACGATACCCGCTCGATCACCGAACCTGCCGGTGCACTGGGCGTGGCAGGGATCAAGAAGTACGTCGAACTCAATGGCGTCCACGGCCAGACCCTGGTGGCAATCGACTCGGGCGCCAACGTCAACTTCGACCGCCTGCGCCATGTTGCCGAGCGTGCCGAGCTGGGTGAAGGCCGCGAAGCCATCATTGCCGTGACCATCCCTGAGCAGCCGGGCAGCTTCAAGGCGTTCTGCGAGGCGATTGGCAAGCGTCAGATCACCGAATTCAACTACCGCTACCATGCCGATGGTGAAGCGCACATCTTCGTTGGCGTGCAGACCCATCCGGACACCGATCCGCGCAGTGCGCTGATCCACAGCCTGAGCGAGCAAGGCTTCCCGGTACTCGACCTGACCGACAACGAACTGGCCAAGCTGCATATCCGTCACATGGTCGGTGGCCATGCCGCGCGGGTCAGTGACGAACTGGTGCTGCGTTTCGAGTTCCCGGAGCGTCCCGGAGCGTTGTTCAACTTCCTCAACAAGCTCGGCGGGCGCTGGAACATCTCGATGTTCCATTACCGCAACCATGGCGCGGCCGATGGTCGCGTGGTGGCGGGGCTGCAAGTCCCGGATGATGAGCGCCATCTGGTGCCTGCCGCGTTGGCCAAGATCGGCTATCCGTACTGGGATGAAACCGATAACCCCGCGTACCGGCTGTTCCTGGGCTGA
- a CDS encoding DUF2269 domain-containing protein, producing the protein MEYLTTLKVLHISATVLLLGSALGLAIWTWLARRKGDTAAASRLMQRPLVFVWLLMGICLVSMPFTGWWLVHLIGWPLGQTWVLGSSVIYTFGAFSWFWLLARVNRLRTAPTAGNPKFTLALALFSGVCFIAIAGLMGAKPV; encoded by the coding sequence ATGGAATACCTGACTACGCTCAAGGTCCTGCACATCTCGGCCACCGTGCTGTTGCTCGGCAGTGCCCTTGGTCTGGCGATCTGGACCTGGCTGGCGCGCCGTAAGGGCGACACGGCAGCAGCGAGCCGGCTGATGCAGCGGCCGCTGGTGTTTGTCTGGCTGTTGATGGGTATCTGCCTGGTAAGCATGCCGTTCACCGGCTGGTGGCTGGTGCACCTGATCGGCTGGCCACTGGGCCAGACTTGGGTGCTGGGCTCCAGTGTGATCTACACCTTCGGCGCGTTCAGCTGGTTCTGGCTGCTGGCGCGGGTCAATCGCCTGCGCACGGCGCCGACTGCGGGTAATCCGAAGTTCACCCTGGCGCTGGCGCTGTTCAGTGGTGTGTGTTTTATCGCTATCGCCGGCCTGATGGGCGCCAAGCCGGTCTGA
- a CDS encoding HAD family hydrolase, translated as MRLALFDLDNTLLGGDSDHAWGDYLCERGILDPVAYKNRNDEFYQDYLAGKLDLNAYLEFTLEILANTEMAQLDEWHADFMRDCVEPIILPKSLALLKKHRDAGDKLVIITATNRFITGPIAKRLEVETLLATECEMVDGRYTGRSTGVHCFREGKVTRLNQWLEDNGFSLEGSYFYSDSMNDLPLLEQVANPVAVDPDPKLRAEAQKRGWPVISLRD; from the coding sequence ATGCGCCTGGCTTTATTCGATCTGGACAATACCCTCCTCGGCGGCGACAGCGACCACGCATGGGGCGATTACCTGTGCGAGCGCGGCATTCTCGACCCGGTGGCCTACAAGAACCGTAACGACGAGTTCTACCAGGACTACCTGGCCGGCAAGCTGGACCTCAATGCCTACCTGGAATTCACCCTGGAGATCCTGGCCAATACCGAAATGGCCCAGCTCGACGAATGGCATGCCGATTTCATGCGCGATTGCGTCGAACCGATCATCCTGCCCAAGTCCCTGGCCCTGCTGAAAAAGCACCGCGATGCCGGCGACAAGCTGGTGATCATCACCGCCACCAACCGCTTCATTACCGGGCCGATTGCCAAGCGCCTGGAAGTCGAGACGCTGCTGGCTACCGAATGCGAGATGGTTGACGGTCGCTACACCGGTCGCAGTACCGGTGTGCACTGCTTCCGTGAAGGCAAGGTGACGCGTCTGAATCAATGGCTGGAAGACAACGGCTTTAGCCTGGAAGGCAGCTATTTCTACAGCGATTCGATGAATGATCTGCCGCTGCTGGAGCAGGTGGCCAATCCGGTTGCCGTCGATCCGGACCCGAAGCTGCGCGCCGAAGCGCAAAAGCGCGGTTGGCCTGTGATCAGCCTGCGCGATTGA
- a CDS encoding RNA pyrophosphohydrolase, translated as MIDPDGFRPNVGIILTNDLGQVLWARRINQDAWQFPQGGINPEETPEDALYRELNEEVGLERDDVEILACTRGWLRYRLPQRLVRTHSQPLCIGQKQKWFLLRLVSNEQRVRMDLTGKPEFDGWRWVSYWYPLGQVVTFKREVYRRALKELAPRLLARD; from the coding sequence GTGATCGACCCCGATGGTTTTCGCCCCAATGTCGGGATCATTCTGACGAATGATCTTGGGCAGGTGCTATGGGCTCGGCGGATCAACCAGGATGCCTGGCAGTTTCCCCAGGGCGGTATCAACCCTGAAGAGACGCCGGAAGATGCCCTGTACCGCGAGCTGAACGAAGAAGTGGGGCTAGAGCGCGATGATGTTGAAATTCTTGCCTGCACCCGCGGCTGGTTGCGTTATCGTTTACCCCAACGTCTGGTTCGGACCCACAGCCAACCGCTGTGTATCGGCCAGAAACAGAAATGGTTTCTCCTGCGCCTGGTCTCCAACGAGCAGCGGGTGCGGATGGATCTGACCGGGAAACCGGAGTTCGATGGCTGGCGCTGGGTCAGTTATTGGTATCCGCTGGGCCAGGTGGTGACATTCAAGCGCGAGGTTTACCGCCGCGCTCTCAAAGAGCTTGCCCCGCGCCTGCTGGCGCGCGACTGA